The DNA region AAGATTTCGATTAAGTTTAACTATTACTATTTGCAGaagagataaaataaaataatgtatttaattCAAGTgcattgataattattttttaaaattataaaataacaaaaatcgCAATTTTCcgttttaaataaatctaaatacatttaataaaaaccTCGAAATGCttacaaatttatgtatttgaaattattttaagtCCACGATTTCGTTTGCTTATATCAACATAACTTGTTCGAATTTAgcaaaatttcttaaaaatttatatacaatCTATCAATATCATTATTATGGTTATCGTTCTtacaatattttctatttatcaTCAAATCATTAATGTTTATCATTTACGACAAAACATCTACTGAAAATGGAAGGGTAATTATTATAGaattgaaaggaaaaaaatgtgagggaattttaattttcggaACAGGCGttcatgtattgaaaaaaaagaagaaatgatcCCACAATCAAACAAATAGATGAACAAAACAATCCTGTTGTCAAACATTGAAATGGTCTGTAAAACCAAAGTGTTACATTTTAACTTCTATCAGAGAGCAATAGGGTCTGGATAAAAGGATTAGTGGGGCATTTGTCCACGAAAGAGTCCCGTCCCGTCGGTTTAATTAAGCGGACAATCGGTTTTGTAGGGGACCCTACGACCTGTTCACACCTCCTAGATTGGATTTCACGCAGCCCCGGGGGCAGATACGGTACATGTAGCACGGGGTGTGGGTAACAGACTGCAGGTGTACTCCGAAAAAGGTGTACTCAACAACAATTACtctattatttgtttattgttgcACGCTTATTGCCACCGGTCCAAAActtattcaatgaaaatttcaaaataaattaagattaaattataatttaatttaataatgtcTTTACTTAATATCTAATAGATAATCTATTCTCCTTTTTATTTTCACcgggaaatatttttttttgtatttctttaatATGATTCACCTTAAGTCTTTTGGAatgatgaaatgtttttttttcttccattttttaATGATTCCCAATCTTtagattattaatgattaaacgttttgatttttcaaagataACATTAATTAACCTAGAAATTAAGAGAAACAGATACATACTCTAGTCATTTGCGCGAgcaattctaaattttatgtcTCTGACTAAAATATGTAAACAGGAACTGGACTAAAaccatttgataaaaaatgttttcatctacatgtactagtCAATGGATACTTACCAGGAAGGGGGCCACTAGGAGCGTATGAGGTTTTCTTCATCCAGTCATAGGGGGGTCGGAGCTGTTTGTTGGAGGGGGACCCGGGACTGCCACTGGAGCTGGTAGAGGCGGTGGGAGAACACACAGGCTGGGGGGAGCTTCCGAGCACCGACAAATTCTGGTTTACGCCGTTATTCTGGGACACTTGTTGCTGGGTGTAGTCTACCCCCATGGGAGGGGCGGGTCGGTAGGAGTAGCTGTGAGGACTGACGGTGCCTGTGGAGTTTGGGATCCCGTATCCGTTGACCCACTCTTCCACAGGTCGGGACCCGTATGTCATGTAGCAGGGGGCCTGCTGGAAGGCCCCGGGGTCCATCTGGTACTGTCCATAGTCGTGGGTCTGTCCCGTTGGAGCGGGGTACTGGTTAGTTTGAGGCATGTATCCGGAAAAGTGTCCAAAATTGTAGCCGTTTGCTGGGGGAGAGTGGCGGGATTGGAACATGTTGGCGTTCTCCTGACACAAAACCATCTTCACAAATTTtcacaccaataaaaaaaatcccaaaataaTCCGTTAATATTTTTCCCGTGTTTTGGAAAATAAATCAGTCGtgcaatattttacaattttacagtACTGCAATAATATTCCGTCAGAGGTCAATCCAAGCTATAACCTTGCAGAGACGATTTTTACAACTCTATAAATTGCCGTGTAGCTAACAATTTATAGTCTCAGAGGTATCTTTCAATTTCCGTATACTTTCAATCATTGATAGGTATCGATGGCAAATTGTTTGGAATCAATGTGTTTTATGAGTACCTGGCTTGCCATATAAGGCATAAACTCCGCCCCCTTTTCCCTTTCGAATAAAACCTGCTGTTCTGATTGGCTGACGCGGAGCCGAGACAGTACGATTCTTTTCTCACCTTTGGTATCGGTGGCCGGGATGACTTTGATGTCTCGGTAACTTTCTTCATCGTGTGCTTCAGGTGTAAATCTTACAGCCACACCGACTGTTTACCTTATTACACGGCAATTAAAGTCTTATAGTAAATATTATGGGATTAATGAGCTAATATGGTTCCTCTCTGCACCATACAGCACCGTATTTTACGGAGATTTGAGACCGTTATTTTGTCGTTTGCTCCAATTATTAAATCTAATCACAGGATTACGTTTCTTATTTTCAAATGCGCCGactattttaattaaataatatatttatattgatttttgcagattttatagtttgaaaaaataatactgtAGCTatccaaaaattttttttttggataatttATAATGATTACTCATTAATATGTTTATGATTTTTGCGTAGGACTGGGTATAGATACAATGTAATGCGGTAGATTTTGTGACTGAATTTTGAAGCATTCTGGGACTCTTGCTTTGAACTTCGTCCTATGTGCAATAAAGATACGGGAGAGACCAGAGTAAGCAGGTTTATCAGATACAGAGTTACGTATGAAGAACTTTATTGGGGAGTCATCCAGATAGGGAAACAACGTTTGTACAAGATCAAATTTCCCGACAACTCAGTATCTTAGGTGTGTGTTATGAATAGGTAATTTTGTTTCCATCAATGTTCGTGGTCGAAAATGAAATTCAAGTTCACCCATCGGAATTCCTCCTTTTTATTCCTGaagttaacattaaattcaaatgtgatgttttaaattttatattaggTAACTAAATTATGGTCAATTTtctacaagagagagagagagagagagagagagagagagagagagagagagagagagagagagagagagagagaggttattttgatattaatttttttttatatgcaattaGTAATTGAATCGGAATTCTGGAGCAATGAGCTGTGTTTGTTGTTTACAAAGAGGACTTAGGTCTGGCCACCGGAATAAAATGCCTCACTCCCCGCTTCCTGGCGATCTGTGGCGTCCGGTTGCTAGCGAGGCACGAGCGGCGTGCCGCAATGGTCTTCATAAGATAAAAACTCTCCATAAATTTGATAAGATTCTAATTAAActgatattttctttgtttttattccCGTCTTTCACATATTACAAAACTGAAAAGGCTGTTTGATCCGCACTGTTCACTGGTTCCACTTTTGTGTACAAAGCACGAATTCGATCAAAAGAAAACTCAGAGAAAAGTCAACAGGACTGGATTTTCTCGCCTTTCATTTTCCTcatgtataaaattaaaagtacCCCTCCCAGTTCCGGACTCTGAATCAAATTCTTTTCTGAAccgttttaaaatattttacttgtttGGGGTTCATGCGAATGCGTCTTATGTAATGAATGCGCATCTATTAACGGCGTTGTTGATATATTATGGCAATAAATTAATTACCAAACAAGTGGTGAATGGAAAGAGTCGGCTGAAGAGCTTCATATGCCAGATGCCAGGTTAATTCGTTGACGGATCAATTTAATTATCCGACGTAAAAACAATGGTGTTGGTTCTAAATCTTTAAAACAggggaatatatttttttttatcattctataaacatgttaaaatcttgaaatcatattttcccgtattttttttttcaagcaaaatttttaaagtaataccGGACCTTTTGTTAGGAAACCGTAAACTATTAAAAAgtcaaataaaaagtaaaacgatactttttgtaatttaatgGAATTTATTCATGTAATATGTGGAATTGGATAATGTGTATACACGTGTATAACATGTCTGCAGTTTACCTGCCGGTTGCCATTTTCCCCTTGTATTTTTAAAGTGAATTGTATATTACCTGTCCACTTCATACCTGAATGAAGTGAACTAGATCCCCCATAAACCTGTCAGGTGTACCCCCGTGTCAGACTGGCAGCCATGGAGGGGGGTGTTTCTCACCTGGTCAGGGAGGAAGCATGATACCTGTGTTAATTAATTAGGACAGGTAAATGTCAGGGGAAGATATTGCCAGGTAATACACGGACATTTTTCTTTCCATCAAGGCTGTCTACAATCAATTAACAATTTGAATTTCTGAATATCCctggtatcaatttttttttatatttgcaaaaatgaaaattattttatcttattttgattttaaaagatttaattttgAGAATTAGATCGCTActtttatcaattatcaaaatatccCTTTTATAGAATCATTTCAAactatttgtgaataaaaggACTTAACAATTTGATATTAAGTTTCTTAGAAGACAATTTAAAAGACATATaattgtcaaaattttgaagagaCTTCCGTATTGatgaaaactatatatatatatatatatatatatatatatatatatatatatatatatatatatatatatatatatacacaagtatattaattttgtttggggtattcatttcattaaaattaatcttTTCACCTGAAGAATATgacttgaaattaaaataatttatcgAAATACTTGTTATCCACCAAGTTGCATAAATTACGTTGATGTTCTCGATTTCTCTACCTAATGATCTCGTAATACTGTTGAAAGCTATGTTCGACGATAATTCGCTTGAAGAATCAAACAGAATCAGAATCAGAAGATTAGAAACATAATTTCATGGGCGTTTAGATATAAATTTTCTCCAGCAAGGCGTCATTTAAATACAGAAACTTTTTCTTTTGCTGCCAAGATGAAATACTCTGCGTCCGGTCCCCGCTGCGAGAGAACGCCCGGCTGATTAATTCCCGTTATAAACTCCCTGTATCTCCGGCCATCAATTCCCGATTAACCTCCCCTATCTGTAAAGAACTGTTAACCGTACTCACACTGATGTcattttgattgttttattgTGGACGTGTGATCGAGATTTCCAAGACGCGATAACAAGTCGGAGAAATCTGTTACATCAtcattatattcattaaatagaCAACGtttctgaaaaacaaaatatcttaaatattcatattgtttcctttaaaattgttttctagAAAACAGAAACATGAAAGTAAAGATATTTATCACaaaaaatgagttttttttaagttagGTTCAATTTTTCATGagctttatataattatatatataaaattatgttaGACTCTTTTATATTAGGGAATTTACAgtacaaatataaaaacatgtaaGAGAGAAACTGTTTTTACaatacgatttaaaaaaaaaggaaaatggaCGTTTTGCTCAACATTAAGTAGGTTTTTACGGTCAGTTTGGATGTCTGTAGACggcattttcaataaaattatgaaatcaaataataatctattatacataattatgaTATGTTCTTCTTTATTTATCGTTTACGGTAAGTAACTCTGCACACGACAATTCCATCGTCTGGGGTCGGACAAATGAAGGAGATCAATGATGTTGATCCATAGCTGATAGCGATCTTAAATATGATCCGGGCAATTATGTGTATTGTAATTGGATTATTATTCATGATACACAAATGTGGCTATTTATTTAGCTGTGTATTCCAATGACAGTAATTAAGTCAACTTTATTTATACgcttgaaaatatttatttttgcctgtcatttgtttattaataCATGTCATGTAGACCATGCATGTGTTTGTTGATGTATATACATTCTTGtctgaaagaaaaataacttaTCCACGTGAAAGAAGTATTTCAATCAATTATACGTCATCTCTTCGGTTCATATCAAAAGTAGAATCTAAATAGGaagatacatatttttttatatttaagggGATTCTTATTAAGAAACCttgtacaatgaaaaaaatgtaataatgaCTTTTTCTTGTACTTGAAAATGCACGAACTATTTATTAATAGTAGTAGTTTATTGGCgtatacattacatacattgCCATAGCATACAATTTAACAGTACTTTACAATAATTGTGGGTACAGGTGGAAGGCaggttatataaatatatataaaaggtataaagtggatgaaaaaatatcaaaaagatCAACAAAGCAGTAGTTATATATAAACTTGATTTACGCTTATTCACGTCTGATGGTAAAGTTGTCCCTCTTATTAAAAGATTCGTACACATATTTACCCagttttttaacataaatatagaaTCAGAATTGAgtaaaattaataatcaactggaatttgaaatgcaataacttttattttctaataaatgtttattttcaatgttttgtttaaaaacaaactatagatgacttttattttaaaataatgtttttatatttatatagaatagaggattttaaaaatctatctcatatatttatggaaaataataaataaatatgtttaaaactaTGGTAATTTAACGGTTAGTTTAATTGTCTGGAATCGGCATCATAAAAGGTAATCCAATATTTGATAACGttcattaaacataattaaGGTATGTACTTCTAAATGCGAATTTAACGGTAGATAACTCTGCACACGACAATTCCATCGTCTGGGGTCGGACAAATGATGTAGGTGTATAGCTGAGGGCGATCTGAAATACGGATCCTACCAATTACACTTGTAggtgtattttttaataaattatattacatgatatattattgtttattatgaaTTTGCAGTGTATTCCAATCACTGTAATTAAATCTGCGTGTACTTTTTggtaaacatgtaaaaatgtttatttatttgcaaatcgtttgaaaatatatgtcaTATGCTATCCATGtgttttttctgtatatattcatgtctaaaaagcaaataaatttattttatctatatctaaaagaaatatttcatcaaaaaatattaatttcaactTCTCGATTTTTATCACtggtaaaattattattttcaaaatttgaatattaattattctatatatattatataattttcgtTTTAAAAAGATGTCTAAATACCGTAATATAAAGAAATGTTGTAAATATAATATCGTGTCTGGTTTCTGAAATTGCACCCACAATAATagttctatacatgtataaaaaaaagctTTTTGAAATACCTGTAAATACAATAATCTTTAgcttataataatttttttgaagcatatcttattggaaaaaatcgaataaaaaaataaattacccAACTAATGGAAAAAATATGCTTAAAGATGTAATCTTTTAACGGTTAGTTTAATTGTCTAGAGTCGGCATCATAAAAGATAATCCAATATTTCATAACATATATCACACATAATTAAGATGTGTATTTCTTAAACGATATTTACGGTAGACAACTCTGTACACGACAATTCAATCGTCTGGGGTCGGACAAATGAAAAAGATCATTGATGCAGATTGATAGCTGATAGCAATACTAAATATGGATTGACATAATTACGTTTTAATAcctgaaaatttgtatgcaataACGAGATACAATTATTGTTATCATAACTCATAAGCCTATATTTGCAATTTAATAGTGAATATTATAGGCTGGGGTGGGATGTGGGTTAGTTCTCCCATGTTTTTAGCAAAGTTAGGCATAATCATGACCATAATCCTTTTTTTTAAGTTGTCAAGAATTCGGATGAGTCTAACCCCCATACTTTCAATTTGCCTCCGACGCCACTGAATCTATTTTAGAGTGTGGGTTAATAATCGTTTTATTTATATgactattaaaataaaaatcatcaatatgggtttattcttttaaaa from Crassostrea angulata isolate pt1a10 chromosome 7, ASM2561291v2, whole genome shotgun sequence includes:
- the LOC128192655 gene encoding homeobox protein CDX-1-like, producing MVLCQENANMFQSRHSPPANGYNFGHFSGYMPQTNQYPAPTGQTHDYGQYQMDPGAFQQAPCYMTYGSRPVEEWVNGYGIPNSTGTVSPHSYSYRPAPPMGVDYTQQQVSQNNGVNQNLSVLGSSPQPVCSPTASTSSSGSPGSPSNKQLRPPYDWMKKTSYAPSGPLPGKTRTKDKYRVVYSDHQRLELEKEFHYSRYITIRRKAELAQNLALSERQVKIWFQNRRAKERKQNKKRDEISPSNPDMPQMPLPVHNSAQPIIKQDPMDDYGHEMSPQIQDHKEGIIQSHHSPEFHQTPSPVTSNINPVMQQSAPISVIKMDPQELVSQA